The proteins below are encoded in one region of Thunnus maccoyii chromosome 24, fThuMac1.1, whole genome shotgun sequence:
- the cep70 gene encoding centrosomal protein of 70 kDa isoform X5, whose product MIRTSAAFEGLSGQDMDSRTANFSQSKNRTYVYLWTNRQFQQEQVEWDDVNKLLQHHGFKPVYFADPVENKNLLDLVLLDKKSAGEIRTTLRTMLTDSERRQALIQELIKSNNQLKEEVQEHMSQAAHQSQRATELEGLLDEVKARVQDLEDRYLGKAVQQHSQTQQLQQEKQDAQRRCQVLEQKLSKQREEAAQIQRKLYFTIKEEERRLARQSQTFQHICKKVSQQTSAADQQLLDVIDFYETKMTQLLDELRSVKGESGDQTRSKTSSNATPAFKTILKAYEKQQKESKAQIEELKQELETRPTLKDVKFYKHKLRRLEGLNKHNNTRPPKEDNTTDIQRLEAGNISDQDREATMCDHYHHLLNEISAILTNPNAPLRLHRPSSVTLKPAEFQAVLPTLEAWAQQLHLLKDLQHSLNKLTARLMVGQQWDGGRHAAEAVKVEDMMLLVDTMLEYTSTDDQKVLRSPTRFTLGSMVSHFQKLFDVTSLSGVYPRMNEVYTRLGEMTNAMRNLRDVLQLDSRVPPAEVVNTVARLVSSSEDTTGIHNLLGDADIDSIIVKVKQHEEFFPAFYSLILDILHTLGVSRLDDILPALKSLKQTDSD is encoded by the exons ATGATTAGAACTAGTGCTGCTTTTGAGGGACTTTCAGGTCAGGACATGGACAGCAGGACTGCTAATTTTTCACAATCAAAAAATAGGACTTATGTTTATCTGTGGACCAACAGGCAGTTTCAG cAGGAGCAGGTTGAATGGGATGATGTGAATAAACTTCTGCAGCATCATGGTTTTAAACCTGTGTACTTTGCCGATCCTGTTGAGAATAAGAACCTTTTAG ATTTAGTTCTGCTGGACAAAAAGTCAGCTGGTGAGATCAGGACGACTCTGAGGACAATGCTAACAGACTCTGAGAGGAGACAAGCCCTCATCCAGGAGCTCATCAAGTCCAACAACCAACTCAA AGAGGAGGTTCAGGAGCACATGAGTCAAGCGGCTCATCAGTCTCAGAGGGCCACAGAGCTCGAGGGGCTGCTGGACGAAGTGAAGGCCAGAGTCCAGGACCTGGAGGACCGCTACCTTGGCAAGGCCGTCCAGCAGCACAGCCAGACACAACAACTGCAGCAGGAGAAACAAGATGCACAG AGACGGTGTCAGGTTTTGGAGCAGAAGCTCTCTAAGCAGAGGGAGGAAGCAGCCCAGATTCAGAGGAAACTGTATTTTACCATCAAAGAAGAAGAACGACGATTAGCTCGTCAGAGTCAGACATTCCAGCACATCTGCAAGAAAGTCAGCCAGCAAACATCTGCAGCAGACCAACA GCTGCTGGATGTGATCGACTTCTACGAGACTAAAATGACTCAGCTACTGGATGAGCTCAG ATCTGTCAAAGGAGAATCAGGAGATCAAACAAGAAGTAAAACTTCCAGCAATGCTACTCCGGCTTTCAAAACCATTCTCAAG GCCTATGAGAAACAGCAAAAGGAAAGCAAAGCTCAAATAGAAGAGCTAAAGCAAGAGCTGGAAACAag GCCCACACTGAAAGACGTGAAGTTCTACAAACACAAACTCCGCCGTTTGGAgggattaaacaaacacaataacacGAG ACCGCCAAAAGAGGACAACACAACTGACATCCAGAGGTTGGAAGCTGGAAACATCAGTGACCAAGACAGAGAAGCCACTATGTGTGACCACTATCATCAT CTGTTGAACGAGATCAGCGCCATTCTGACCAATCCCAACGCTCCACTACGACTGCACAGACCCTCCTCTGTTACTCTGAAGCCGGCTGAGTTTCAGGCTGTCCTCCCTACACTGGAGGCCTGGGCCCAACAGCTCCACCTGCTGAAG GACCTGcaacacagtttaaataaacTGACTGCCAGACTGATGGTGGGGCAGCAGTGGGACGGTGGACGTCATGCTGCAGAAGCTGTAAAGGTGGAGGACATGATGTTGCTAGTGGACACCATGCTGGAATACACCTCTACTGATGATCAGAAG GTGCTCAGAAGCCCCACTCGCTTCACTCTGGGCTCCATGGTGTCTCACTTCCAAAAGCTGTTTGACGTGACCTCCCTCAGCGGGGTCTACCCACGTATGAACGAGGTCTACACCAGGCTGGGAGAGATGACCAACGCCATGAGGAACCTCAGAGACGTTCTACAGCTAG ACAGCAGGGTTCCTCCTGCTGAGGTGGTGAACACGGTGGCCAGACTGGTCTCCTCCTCTGAAGACACAACTGGGATCCACAATCTGCTGGGAGACGCCGACATTGACAG TATCATCGTCAAGGTGAAGCAACACGAGGAGTTCTTTCCCGCCTTTTATTCACTTATTCTGGACATTTTACACACTCTGG gagtCAGTCGTCTGGACGACATCCTTCCAGCTCTCAAGTCTTTGAAACAAACTGACAGCGACTGA